Genomic segment of Streptomyces sp. NA02950:
GCGCACCTCGGGTGGGCGCCCGCGGCCGCGACGGCACCACCGCGCCCGGCGCCGCATCCCTGCACCCAGGCAGGAGTGCGGCGCCGGATGCGCTTCGCGCACGCAACACCCGGGGAGGAACCAGGATCATGGGCGTTACGCTCGCCAAGGGAGGCAATGTCTCCCTCTCGAAGGCCGCGCCGAATCTCACACAGGTGCTCGTCGGCCTGGGTTGGGACGCGCGCTCCACCACCGGAGCGCCGTTCGACCTCGACGCCAGCGCACTGCTGTGTCAGAACGGGCGGGTGCTCGGAGACGAGTACTTCGTCTTCTACAACAATCTCAAGAGCCCCGAAGGCTCGGTGGAGCACACCGGTGACAACCTCACCGGTGAGGGCGAGGGTGACGACGAGTCGCTGCTGATCGACCTCAGCCAGGTCCCGGCCCAGGTCGACAAGATCGTCTTCCCGGTCTCGATCCATGACGCCGATGCCAGGCGTCAGACGTTCGGGCAGGTCAGCAATGCCTTCATCCGGGTGGTGAACCAGGCCGACGGTCAGGAGCTGGCTCGCTACGATCTCTCCGAGGACGCCTCCGGCGAGACCGCGATGATCTTCGGCGAGGTCTACCGCTACGGCGGTGAATGGAAGTTCCGGGCCGTGGGGCAGGGGTACGCGTCGGGGCTGCGCGGCATCGCTCTAGACTTCGGGGTCAACGTTTCGTAAAGCCGCGTACAGCGCGCGGGGGAGACCTTACGAAGAAGGATTGGGTTGCCTGTGCTCCTCAAAACCTTTGGTTGGTCGTTCGCCGTAACGGCGGGCGGTCTGGCCTT
This window contains:
- a CDS encoding TerD family protein, producing the protein MGVTLAKGGNVSLSKAAPNLTQVLVGLGWDARSTTGAPFDLDASALLCQNGRVLGDEYFVFYNNLKSPEGSVEHTGDNLTGEGEGDDESLLIDLSQVPAQVDKIVFPVSIHDADARRQTFGQVSNAFIRVVNQADGQELARYDLSEDASGETAMIFGEVYRYGGEWKFRAVGQGYASGLRGIALDFGVNVS